From Candidatus Brocadia sp., one genomic window encodes:
- a CDS encoding ferrous iron transport protein A: protein MNRKEVMFFNHGNKRLTDLKPGDSGKVTDMEGGCEAQRRFNELGLTEGTEVTLKAYPHYGKQYVRRQGTKIVTEDIKELLSLLPAEHGKCNKFDREWIKEGNEIEIMRRLDPESVTFMVMNDGKSHVLGAGLTEKIFVVKAL from the coding sequence ATGAATAGAAAGGAGGTGATGTTTTTTAACCATGGGAATAAAAGACTAACCGATTTAAAACCAGGTGATTCAGGGAAGGTAACGGATATGGAAGGAGGTTGTGAGGCACAGAGAAGATTCAATGAGTTGGGGCTTACTGAAGGGACAGAGGTAACCCTAAAGGCGTATCCCCATTACGGCAAACAGTATGTTAGGCGTCAGGGAACGAAGATCGTAACGGAAGACATAAAGGAGTTGCTTTCCTTGCTACCAGCGGAACACGGAAAGTGCAATAAATTTGACAGGGAATGGATAAAAGAGGGCAACGAAATAGAAATTATGCGCAGACTCGACCCTGAGAGTGTCACCTTTATGGTAATGAATGATGGGAAATCTCATGTGCTGGGAGCAGGTCTGACAGAAAAGATATTTGTGGTGAAGGCGCTATAA
- a CDS encoding amino acid dehydrogenase produces the protein MSVFDNSEYDNHEQVLFCRDATSGLFAIIAIHDTTLGPAAGGCRMWPYATTSDAVYDVLRLSRAMSYKNALAGLPLGGGKAVIIGDPLKEKNEKLLTSFARYVQKLSGQYYAAEDIGIGVEDVEIFARVSNYVFGLAKTGDPSPFTALGCFHGIRASVKHKLNRDTLKGLTVAVQGVGKVGQHLCKNLHEAGTGLIVADVNPEAVVHVVENYGAKAVAPGEIYSQEADIFSPCAMGGVLNDNTIPQLKACIVAGSANNQLAEARHGKMLYDRGILYAPDYVINAGGMLNASGDIFGKYDVNEVMKKISGLYDATLRIFETAQQEGRITSEVADELARQKIAEGRVSKK, from the coding sequence ATGTCCGTTTTTGATAACAGTGAATACGATAATCATGAACAAGTTCTGTTTTGTCGTGACGCAACGTCTGGTCTGTTTGCCATTATTGCCATCCATGACACTACATTAGGGCCTGCCGCCGGTGGATGTCGAATGTGGCCTTATGCCACCACGAGTGATGCCGTGTATGATGTGCTTCGGCTTTCCCGGGCAATGAGTTATAAGAATGCGCTTGCCGGTCTGCCTCTGGGAGGAGGAAAAGCGGTAATCATCGGCGACCCGCTTAAAGAGAAGAATGAGAAACTCCTTACGTCATTTGCCCGGTATGTTCAGAAGTTGAGTGGACAATATTACGCGGCAGAAGACATCGGCATTGGCGTTGAGGATGTGGAAATTTTTGCAAGGGTGAGTAACTATGTTTTCGGTTTGGCGAAAACTGGCGATCCCTCACCTTTTACTGCCCTTGGATGTTTTCATGGCATAAGGGCTTCAGTAAAACATAAGCTTAACCGTGATACTCTCAAGGGGCTTACGGTAGCGGTGCAGGGGGTTGGCAAGGTAGGTCAACATCTCTGTAAAAATCTGCATGAGGCCGGCACAGGACTCATCGTTGCCGATGTGAATCCCGAAGCTGTTGTTCATGTGGTGGAAAACTATGGGGCAAAGGCGGTTGCCCCCGGGGAAATTTATTCGCAGGAAGCTGATATATTTTCTCCGTGTGCAATGGGAGGAGTGCTGAACGACAACACCATTCCCCAGCTTAAAGCCTGTATTGTTGCAGGTTCTGCGAACAACCAGCTTGCCGAAGCGCGCCACGGTAAAATGCTTTACGACAGAGGTATTTTGTACGCGCCTGATTATGTAATCAATGCGGGGGGCATGCTCAACGCATCAGGCGATATCTTTGGGAAATATGATGTAAACGAGGTAATGAAAAAGATATCAGGTCTGTACGACGCCACCTTAAGAATATTCGAAACAGCGCAGCAGGAGGGAAGGATTACCTCTGAAGTTGCCGATGAGCTTGCCCGGCAGAAAATCGCAGAGGGAAGAGTATCGAAAAAATAA